The Bacteroidota bacterium genome has a window encoding:
- a CDS encoding T9SS type A sorting domain-containing protein produces the protein MKNFTLILLSFLLISPFISDGQWSDDYLENTPISVLSGEQTQPKIAIDAQSNIFITYFNKASGNYDLSIDYLDKDGNRNWPQAVLVSDHPQYSWTTDYDTRIDNNGNCITVYSDTLNGNPDPYIYKISPDGSHMWGSDGIIVTNDPSAEYSPVLCVTTENNSVVAFTRINDKSSYPMVLVAFDENGNKLWTGSEIVFTPDDAYSYASPYIIPSTDGDFIVVFSRSWGSSLYPDRYMYAQRFHIDGTPAWSNEAVLSELGGVSAWGELDVEPDGNGGVIAAWYDDRDNDMVYSAFVQYISYDGNAIFEPNGVELSTKAGEHKFYPSIAGFDNSGNLCLFWKQTNYNQNYAGLYGQKLNSAGERLWTNNGKTIIPIGSTFADQIGSDIVNDTLYVIYEIYGLNTIDNRIKATSLDKNGDFVWTGEHVMISDLQKQVLHPYMSEFYGHQWILAWRDTRSDGGDIYAQNLNTDGTIGINGVGINDTGRPEIEIYPNPAGNVLYIEQAGGESISVYNQLGQVVLEKTCTGTNMQLDISGMKSGLYFIQLIHQQGTDSRYLIVK, from the coding sequence ATGAAAAATTTTACACTCATTTTGTTGTCCTTTTTACTAATATCTCCCTTTATAAGTGATGGCCAATGGAGCGATGATTATCTTGAAAATACGCCCATTTCGGTGTTAAGCGGTGAGCAAACGCAACCAAAGATTGCCATCGATGCACAAAGTAATATTTTCATCACTTATTTTAATAAAGCTTCCGGCAACTATGATCTATCGATAGACTACCTTGATAAGGATGGTAACCGGAATTGGCCCCAGGCGGTTTTGGTCAGCGACCATCCGCAGTATTCATGGACTACGGATTATGACACCAGGATTGACAACAACGGGAATTGCATCACCGTTTATTCTGATACCCTCAACGGGAATCCTGATCCTTACATTTATAAAATCTCACCTGACGGGAGTCACATGTGGGGAAGCGACGGTATAATTGTTACCAATGATCCTTCGGCCGAGTACAGCCCTGTTTTATGTGTTACCACCGAAAATAACTCTGTTGTGGCCTTTACACGCATCAACGACAAATCATCGTATCCTATGGTGCTGGTAGCCTTTGATGAAAATGGCAATAAATTGTGGACAGGCAGCGAAATAGTTTTCACACCTGATGATGCATATTCCTATGCAAGCCCATATATTATACCGTCGACAGATGGTGATTTCATTGTCGTATTTTCCAGAAGCTGGGGCAGCTCCTTGTATCCTGACCGTTATATGTATGCCCAGAGGTTTCATATCGACGGTACTCCCGCATGGTCAAATGAAGCAGTTCTCAGCGAACTCGGCGGTGTATCAGCTTGGGGTGAACTGGATGTAGAACCCGACGGTAATGGCGGTGTTATTGCCGCATGGTATGATGATCGTGACAACGACATGGTTTACAGTGCTTTTGTTCAATATATCAGCTATGATGGCAATGCCATATTCGAACCCAATGGTGTTGAGCTCAGCACAAAAGCCGGCGAACATAAATTCTATCCTTCTATTGCCGGTTTTGATAATTCAGGCAATCTTTGTCTATTCTGGAAGCAGACTAATTATAACCAGAACTATGCCGGACTGTACGGACAAAAATTGAATAGTGCCGGTGAAAGGTTATGGACCAATAACGGCAAAACAATTATTCCTATCGGGTCAACCTTCGCCGACCAGATAGGCAGCGATATTGTCAATGATACCTTATATGTGATTTATGAAATTTACGGTCTTAATACCATTGACAACCGGATAAAAGCCACAAGCCTGGATAAAAACGGCGACTTTGTATGGACAGGTGAGCACGTGATGATCTCTGATCTCCAAAAACAGGTACTGCATCCGTATATGTCTGAATTTTACGGACACCAATGGATTCTGGCATGGCGCGATACAAGGTCGGACGGAGGGGATATTTATGCTCAGAATCTGAATACCGATGGAACGATCGGAATCAATGGCGTAGGAATAAATGATACAGGTCGTCCTGAAATTGAGATTTATCCTAATCCAGCCGGGAATGTTCTATATATTGAGCAAGCTGGCGGGGAAAGCATATCTGTTTATAACCAGCTGGGACAGGTCGTTCTGGAGAAAACATGCACAGGTACTAACATGCAGCTTGACATTTCCGGTATGAAATCCGGTTTATATTTCATACAACTTATACATCAGCAGGGTACAGATTCCAGGTATCTGATAGTAAAATAA